The Pyruvatibacter sp. HU-CL02332 genome includes a window with the following:
- a CDS encoding phosphotransferase family protein: MSSAAKLDDTPHVLAQPLKKALGRVWANTEHVGGVRRLSGGASQETWAFEAQAGHNNHHLILRRAPGGSTNNKRDTAVPLATEAALIQLAAKQGVPVPPVKLVLTDADDLGDGFVMDRIEGETIARKILRDAEYADARPKLARQCGEILARIHAVPRGSLPEIQTSPARSEIDKYRDIYNSMKHPHPVFELAFRYLEDNLPTDDSLTLVHGDFRNGNLMIGADGVRAVLDWELAHVGDPMEDLGWICVNSWRFGEIDNPVGGFGSREDMFAGYEAAGGATVDPERVKYWEVLGTLKWGIMCMIMVSAFTSGMDRSVERAAIGRRSSETEIDLLTLLAPRGGQK, encoded by the coding sequence ATGAGTAGCGCTGCAAAACTGGACGACACACCGCACGTGCTGGCACAGCCACTCAAGAAGGCTCTGGGACGTGTCTGGGCCAATACGGAACATGTGGGCGGCGTCCGTCGGCTGTCCGGCGGAGCCAGTCAGGAGACATGGGCATTTGAAGCTCAGGCCGGGCATAACAACCATCACCTGATCCTGCGCCGCGCCCCTGGCGGCAGCACCAACAACAAACGCGATACAGCGGTTCCTCTGGCGACCGAAGCGGCGCTCATTCAGCTGGCCGCCAAGCAGGGCGTGCCGGTTCCCCCGGTCAAGCTTGTGCTCACCGATGCCGATGATCTGGGCGACGGGTTTGTGATGGACCGCATTGAAGGCGAAACCATTGCCCGCAAGATATTGCGTGATGCGGAATATGCGGACGCCCGGCCAAAGCTGGCACGCCAGTGCGGAGAAATCCTTGCCCGCATTCACGCCGTGCCACGCGGCTCGCTGCCGGAGATACAAACGTCACCGGCCCGGTCTGAAATCGACAAGTACCGCGACATCTACAACTCGATGAAGCACCCGCACCCGGTCTTCGAGCTGGCATTCAGATATCTGGAAGACAACCTGCCGACGGATGACAGCCTGACCCTTGTGCATGGTGACTTCCGCAATGGCAATCTGATGATCGGGGCGGATGGTGTGCGTGCCGTGCTCGACTGGGAACTCGCCCATGTGGGTGATCCGATGGAGGATCTAGGCTGGATCTGCGTCAACTCCTGGCGCTTTGGCGAAATTGACAATCCGGTAGGAGGCTTTGGCTCTCGCGAGGATATGTTCGCCGGATATGAAGCCGCCGGCGGTGCCACCGTCGATCCTGAGCGTGTCAAATACTGGGAAGTTCTGGGCACGCTCAAATGGGGCATCATGTGCATGATCATGGTGTCGGCCTTCACCAGTGGCA
- a CDS encoding DUF502 domain-containing protein has translation MSDPQSPLIEPKEPSRFLSRLRNYFLTGLVVAAPVTITVVLVMWFVDFVDAWFTPMIPDQYRPERYLDFTVPGLGVIIAVVLLTLLGALTANLFGRTLVNYGERLVGRMPLVRNIYGALKQIFETVLSQSQQSFREVALIEYPRRGVYSIAFVTTAAKGEVQARADEEMVSVFLPTTPNPTSGFLLFVPRRDVITLEMSVEDAAKMVISAGLVAPEFDADGTTLSGYHVRTQAEEDELHK, from the coding sequence ATGAGCGATCCACAATCCCCCCTGATTGAACCCAAGGAACCGTCACGCTTCCTGTCGCGACTGCGCAACTACTTTCTGACGGGCCTGGTGGTTGCAGCCCCGGTCACGATTACCGTTGTGCTGGTGATGTGGTTTGTGGATTTCGTGGATGCCTGGTTCACCCCGATGATCCCAGACCAGTATCGCCCTGAGCGGTACCTGGATTTCACGGTGCCGGGTCTGGGCGTCATCATTGCGGTGGTGCTGCTGACCTTGCTAGGGGCCCTGACGGCAAATCTGTTTGGCCGGACGCTGGTCAACTACGGCGAACGGCTGGTGGGCCGTATGCCGCTGGTCCGCAATATCTATGGCGCGCTCAAGCAGATTTTCGAGACGGTCCTCAGCCAGTCGCAACAATCCTTCAGAGAAGTGGCACTCATCGAGTATCCACGTCGCGGCGTCTATTCCATTGCCTTTGTCACGACCGCCGCCAAGGGTGAAGTGCAGGCGCGGGCAGATGAAGAGATGGTGAGTGTCTTTCTGCCGACCACGCCAAACCCGACCAGCGGGTTCTTGCTGTTCGTTCCCCGGCGGGATGTCATCACGCTGGAAATGTCCGTTGAAGACGCAGCCAAGATGGTGATCTCAGCAGGTCTGGTGGCGCCGGAGTTTGATGCCGACGGCACCACGCTGTCCGGCTATCACGTGCGAACGCAGGCTGAAGAAGATGAGCTGCACAAATAG